The following nucleotide sequence is from Sphingomonas panacisoli.
CCTTGGCCGCGACGTAATAGTCCTCGCGATAGACGAACAGCACGACGTCGGCGTCCTGCTCGATCGACCCCGATTCGCGAAGGTCGCTCAACTGCGGACGCTTGTCCTCGCGGCTTTCGACTTGACGGCTGAGCTGCGACAGCGCGAGCACCGGGACGTTCAGATCCTTGGCCAAGGTCTTGAGTCCGCGGCTGATCTCCGAAATCTCCTGCACGCGATTGTCGCTCGCGCGCGAACCGCTGCCGGCCAGCAACTGGAGATAATCGACCACGACCATGCCGATCCCGTCGGCGCCAAGTCGTCGCTGCAGCCGCCGCATGCGGGTGTGGAGCTGGCCGATCGTTAGGCCTGCGGTGTCGTCGATCACGAAGGGCAGGTTTTGTAGTTCGCCCGACGTGACCACCAGCCGATCCATCTCCGACTGGCTGATCTTGCCCATGCGCAGGTCCTGGCTCGAAATCCGCGACTGTTCGGCCAGCACGCGGGTCGCCAGCTGATCGGCCGACATTTCCAGGCTGAAGAACGCGACCTTGGCCCCGATCCGCTGCTTCGGATCGATGCCGTCCATATCGTCCTGCATGTATCGCTGCGCCGCGTTGAACGCGATGTTGGTGGCGAGCGAGGTCTTGCCCATGCCCGGGCGCCCAGCGAGGATGATCAGGTCGGAACGGTGGAAGCCGCCCATCTTGGCGTTGACCGAGGATAGTCCGGTGGTGACGCCCGACACGCCGCCGCCCGAATTGAGCGCGCGATCGGCCATCTGGATCGCTGCGGTGCTGGCCTGCGCGAAGGTCTTTATCGACGTTTCGCTGCCCCCATCGGCCGCGACCTTGAATAACTCCTCCTCGGCGGCCTCGATCTGACCGCGCGGATTGACCTCCTTCGAGGTGTCCATCGCCTTGTCGACCAGGTCGCGGCCGACCTGAATAAGCGTCCGCAGCATCGCGAGGTCGTAAATCTGCTGCGCGAACTGCCGCGCGCCGATCAATCCCGCGCCCGACCCGGTCAGCCGTGCCAGATAGCCCGGCCCGCCCAGTTCCTTCATCGCCGGATCGGCCTCGAACATCGGCCGCAACGTGACCGGCGTCGCGGTCATGTCGTGCTCACGCAAACTCTTGATCGCGGCGAAGATTCGGCCGTGCAGCGGTTCGAAGAAATGGTCCGCCGTCAGCTTGTCAGTATCGTCGGCAATGCGATTGTCGATCATCATCGCGCCCAGCAACGCCGCCTCCGCCTCCACGTTTTGGGGCAGTACGGGGGGTTCGGTCGTCGTCAGGGAATGAATCGCGGTCGCCATGATCCCGCTTCTACGCCCCTCGCCGATCCGCTCAACTGTGGATAATCCAATTGGATGGGGATAAGCGCCGAACCGTGGCCGACCATCGCATCAAGGAGATCAAGCTCGACGAGCGCACGATCATGTGGCGCAACGCCGATGTCGAGCAGGAACGCCGCATCGCGATCTACGACCTGATCGAAGACAACAGTTTCCAGCCGCAGCGCGATTATCCCGACGATTATGCCGGGCCGTATTTGCTCAACCTCGGGGTCGAAGAGGGGCGGCTGGTGCTCGATCTGTCGCGCGAGGACGGGTCGCAGCTGGAGACGCTGATCCTGTCGCTCGGCACGCTGCGGCGGCCGATCAAGGACTATTTCGCAATCTGCGACAGCTATTACGACGCGATCCGCCACGCGAGCCCCGCCCAGATCGAAACGGTCGATATGGCGCGGCGCGGCATCCACAACGACGCGGCCGAGCTTCTCAAGGAACGGCTGGGCGGAAAGATCGAGGTCGATTTCAACACTGCGCGACGGCTGTTCACGCTGATCTGCGTGCTCCACATCCGGGGCTGACGGGTGGCGCGGCGGGTCTGGTTGTGGGGCGGGCTGGTCGTCATAGCGGTCGCCTTCGCACTGGCGACGTATCTACTGGCGCAGAGCTGGCGGCCGACCGTCGCCAATTATCAGTTCCAGGGCATCGACGTATCGGCGGCGAACGGCGCGATCGACTGGAATGCGGTCAAGGCGGCAGGCGCGGATTTCGGCTATGTCGTCGCGACGAGCGGCAGCGATCGCGACGCACGGTTCGAGGAGAACTGGCACGCTGCCGCTGCCGCCGAATTGCGGCGTG
It contains:
- a CDS encoding replicative DNA helicase codes for the protein MATAIHSLTTTEPPVLPQNVEAEAALLGAMMIDNRIADDTDKLTADHFFEPLHGRIFAAIKSLREHDMTATPVTLRPMFEADPAMKELGGPGYLARLTGSGAGLIGARQFAQQIYDLAMLRTLIQVGRDLVDKAMDTSKEVNPRGQIEAAEEELFKVAADGGSETSIKTFAQASTAAIQMADRALNSGGGVSGVTTGLSSVNAKMGGFHRSDLIILAGRPGMGKTSLATNIAFNAAQRYMQDDMDGIDPKQRIGAKVAFFSLEMSADQLATRVLAEQSRISSQDLRMGKISQSEMDRLVVTSGELQNLPFVIDDTAGLTIGQLHTRMRRLQRRLGADGIGMVVVDYLQLLAGSGSRASDNRVQEISEISRGLKTLAKDLNVPVLALSQLSRQVESREDKRPQLSDLRESGSIEQDADVVLFVYREDYYVAAKEPKRPVEGDDAKVFEDHSKWAEEMNRVYGLAELIVAKQRHGSTGKVILKFEPEYTLFSDYAGEYSSPSYE
- a CDS encoding UPF0262 family protein yields the protein MADHRIKEIKLDERTIMWRNADVEQERRIAIYDLIEDNSFQPQRDYPDDYAGPYLLNLGVEEGRLVLDLSREDGSQLETLILSLGTLRRPIKDYFAICDSYYDAIRHASPAQIETVDMARRGIHNDAAELLKERLGGKIEVDFNTARRLFTLICVLHIRG